A single region of the Bacillota bacterium genome encodes:
- a CDS encoding helix-turn-helix transcriptional regulator: MENQKLLKLNRMIGGSYECFSFTEFLKLAILQLHELIAYDSGMFFCAISRDCSFFKPYAGGSVDRHFEKQRFPEREEYLKQKEENDAGGEALVYKALDFKQGVVAVAGEPRSSFLASQENFHVACVRIVYRGQFMGEIYLHKSKDKPDFDEEDMFVLRLLQPHISNVFHIIHAMTAVNFLETDGGRLAKKGLCLLDRELSLAGGNVTGYKMLKTPTVFGSSVLYHLKELCEDMQSDIKNGSPVLLRSGVFKTAGGNLRASVVFHSDGINKKEERFFIEMELENGEQLLADYKFKFTKREADIIDGVIQGKNNAQLAAALKLSENTIKTHIQSIYRKVGANNRTELTYILMTNQG, translated from the coding sequence ATGGAAAATCAAAAGCTATTGAAACTGAACCGTATGATCGGCGGCTCATACGAGTGCTTTTCCTTTACTGAATTCCTGAAGCTCGCCATCCTGCAGCTCCACGAGCTGATCGCCTATGACAGCGGCATGTTTTTCTGCGCCATCAGTAGAGATTGCAGCTTTTTCAAGCCCTACGCCGGCGGCAGCGTAGATCGTCACTTTGAAAAACAGCGCTTCCCCGAAAGAGAAGAGTATCTGAAGCAGAAGGAAGAGAATGACGCGGGCGGTGAGGCTCTCGTCTACAAGGCACTTGATTTCAAGCAGGGCGTTGTGGCCGTGGCTGGCGAGCCAAGGAGCAGTTTTCTCGCCTCCCAGGAAAATTTTCACGTCGCCTGCGTCCGGATTGTCTACAGGGGCCAGTTCATGGGCGAAATCTACCTGCACAAGAGCAAGGACAAGCCTGATTTCGACGAGGAGGATATGTTCGTCCTGCGGCTTTTACAGCCCCACATCTCCAATGTGTTTCACATCATCCATGCGATGACAGCGGTGAACTTTCTGGAGACGGACGGCGGACGGCTGGCAAAAAAAGGACTGTGCCTTCTGGACAGGGAACTGAGCCTCGCGGGAGGTAACGTGACCGGTTATAAGATGCTTAAAACACCGACGGTTTTTGGCTCCAGCGTACTTTATCACCTGAAGGAGCTGTGCGAGGATATGCAGTCCGACATTAAGAACGGATCTCCGGTGCTGCTGAGGTCGGGCGTGTTCAAAACGGCCGGCGGGAATCTCCGCGCCAGCGTGGTATTCCACAGCGATGGCATAAATAAAAAGGAAGAGCGTTTTTTCATCGAAATGGAGCTTGAAAACGGCGAACAGCTTCTTGCCGATTACAAGTTCAAATTTACCAAGCGGGAGGCGGACATCATCGACGGGGTCATTCAAGGGAAAAACAACGCGCAGTTGGCAGCCGCCCTGAAGCTGTCGGAGAATACCATCAAAACCCATATTCAGAGCATTTACCGCAAGGTGGGCGCAAACAACCGCACGGAGCTTACATATATCCTAATGACGAACCAAGGATAG
- a CDS encoding MBL fold metallo-hydrolase, whose amino-acid sequence MKAFQKIRLSQTNCYLLKANMGCLLIDCGSVGDERELLSELGRMGLSLSSIRYLLLTHHHSDHCGLLHFLLSANPGMNVIMSERCAGYLETGRHFSPPSERYADKAVGFAMGLLRLTGGLPADTFPPYVRRTGDIVLKQEEMLPDFVGIRGKLLYTPGHTEDSISLVVGEDAFVGDAARNILNIPGSAYEPILYCDRVACFDSWEKLITVGTKTIHPSHGRSFSAARLKRNI is encoded by the coding sequence ATGAAGGCTTTCCAAAAAATACGTCTTTCACAGACGAACTGCTATCTGCTGAAAGCAAATATGGGCTGTCTGCTCATCGATTGCGGCAGCGTGGGCGACGAGAGGGAGCTCCTGTCGGAGCTTGGCCGCATGGGGCTGTCCCTCTCGTCCATTCGGTATCTGCTGCTGACCCACCATCACAGCGACCACTGCGGCCTGCTGCATTTTCTGCTGTCCGCGAATCCCGGCATGAATGTTATCATGAGTGAAAGGTGCGCAGGGTATCTTGAGACGGGCCGACATTTCAGCCCACCCTCCGAACGGTATGCCGATAAGGCCGTGGGCTTTGCCATGGGGCTTTTAAGACTGACAGGCGGTCTGCCGGCAGATACGTTCCCTCCTTATGTCAGGCGTACCGGGGACATTGTATTGAAGCAGGAAGAAATGCTGCCGGACTTTGTAGGTATACGCGGCAAGCTTCTGTATACGCCGGGGCACACGGAGGACAGCATATCTCTGGTCGTGGGCGAGGACGCCTTTGTGGGCGACGCGGCCCGGAACATCCTGAATATTCCGGGTTCCGCTTACGAGCCGATCCTGTACTGCGACCGCGTTGCCTGTTTTGACAGCTGGGAAAAGCTCATAACCGTCGGCACGAAAACCATCCACCCGTCCCACGGGCGGAGTTTTTCCGCCGCGCGGCTGAAAAGGAACATATAA